In Musa acuminata AAA Group cultivar baxijiao chromosome BXJ3-11, Cavendish_Baxijiao_AAA, whole genome shotgun sequence, one DNA window encodes the following:
- the LOC135652438 gene encoding vacuolar iron transporter homolog 2-like, which yields MSSRLSSHVHENQSPDLTQDLKQDGCVQIAIPPRPHEPESMQADPVDYMARAQWLRAVVLGANDGLVSVASLMVGVGAVGQSAKAMLVSGLAGLVAGACSMAIGEFVSVYAQYDIEVAERERRRQDCGSEEEGSLPNPLLAAVASALAFSLGAVLPLLAGGFIRSWGVRVGAVCAVSSLGLAGFGAAGAVLGGANVPNSVLRLLFGGWLAMLVTYGVLRVFGIIFGMHVSSA from the coding sequence ATGTCGTCTCGTCTCAGCTCTCACGTTCATGAGAACCAATCGCCGGATCTTACGCAAGATCTAAAGCAAGATGGGTGCGTCCAGATCGCCATCCCGCCCCGACCTCATGAGCCAGAATCGATGCAAGCAGATCCGGTGGATTACATGGCACGAGCGCAGTGGCTCCGCGCCGTGGTGCTCGGCGCCAACGACGGCCTCGTCTCCGTCGCCTCCTTGATGGTGGGGGTGGGCGCGGTGGGCCAAAGCGCCAAGGCCATGCTGGTGTCCGGCCTGGCCGGCCTCGTAGCGGGCGCCTGCAGCATGGCCATCGGCGAGTTCGTCTCCGTCTACGCGCAGTACGACATCGAGGTGGCGGAGCGGGAGAGGCGACGCCAAGACTGCGGGAGCGAGGAGGAGGGGAGCCTGCCAAACCCACTGCTGGCGGCGGTGGCCTCGGCGCTGGCGTTCTCACTGGGGGCAGTGCTGCCTCTGTTGGCAGGAGGGTTCATCAGGTCATGGGGGGTCAGAGTTGGGGCGGTGTGTGCGGTGAGCAGCCTGGGCTTGGCTGGATTTGGTGCAGCAGGAGCTGTGTTGGGTGGTGCTAATGTGCCCAATTCTGTACTCAGGCTGTTGTTCGGAGGCTGGTTGGCTATGTTGGTCACTTATGGTGTGCTGAGAGTCTTTGGGATTATATTTGGCATGCATGTCTCCTCAGCTTAG
- the LOC135652738 gene encoding vacuolar iron transporter homolog 2-like — MQADPVDYMARAQWLRAVVLGANDGLVSVASLMVGVGAVGQSAKAMLVSGLAGLVAGACSMAIGEFVSVYAQYDIEVAERERRRRDCGSEKEGVKEEEEEGSLPNPLMAAAASALAFSLGAVLPLLAGAFIRSGEVRVGVVCAVSSLGLAGFGAAGAVLGGANVPNSVLRLLIGGWLAMLVTYGVLRVSGLVFGMHVSSA; from the coding sequence ATGCAAGCCGATCCGGTGGATTACATGGCACGAGCGCAGTGGCTCCGGGCCGTGGTGCTCGGCGCCAACGACGGCCTCGTTTCCGTCGCCTCCTTGATGGTGGGAGTGGGCGCGGTGGGCCAAAGCGCCAAGGCCATGCTGGTGTCCGGCCTGGCCGGCCTCGTAGCGGGCGCCTGCAGCATGGCCATCGGCGAGTTCGTCTCCGTCTACGCGCAGTACGACATCGAGGTGGCGGAGCGGGAGAGGCGACGCCGAGACTGCGGGAGCGAGAAGGAGGGcgtcaaggaggaggaggaggaggggagcctGCCAAACCCACTGATGGCGGCGGCTGCCTCGGCGCTGGCGTTCTCGCTGGGGGCGGTGCTGCCTCTGTTGGCAGGAGCGTTCATCAGGTCAGGGGAGGTCAGAGTTGGGGTGGTGTGTGCGGTGAGCAGCCTGGGCTTGGCTGGATTTGGTGCGGCAGGAGCTGTGTTGGGTGGTGCTAATGTGCCCAATTCTGTCCTCAGGCTGTTGATCGGAGGCTGGTTGGCCATGTTGGTCACTTATGGTGTGCTGAGAGTCTCTGGGCTTGTATTTGGCATGCACGTCTCCTCAGCTTAG
- the LOC135653143 gene encoding B-box zinc finger protein 20-like, whose amino-acid sequence MKVQCDVCAAEAAEVYCCADEAALCGRCDRHVHRANRLAGKHHRFSLLHPSSSAQSPPLCDVCKEKRGLLFCQEDRAILCRDCDVPIHSATALTMKHNRFLLTGLSVSAAPLPPSLSAEAEAVDCPRGSGVRAKSSSSSSSATTAATTNSNSSSISEYLIKMLPGWHVEDFLTDDAALCKTEEEEEEVEPLCGSNAIGGALPVPRVPHWFSGGEGIGLEQVELKASSCNKRPRISVRYL is encoded by the exons ATGAAGGTACAGTGCGACGTCTGCGCGGCAGAGGCCGCTGAGGTGTACTGCTGCGCCGACGAAGCCGCGCTCTGCGGCCGCTGCGACCGTCACGTCCACCGCGCGAACCGGCTCGCCGGCAAGCACCACCGCTTCTCGCTCCTCCACCCTTCCTCTTCCGCCCAATCCCCGCCGCTTTGCGATGTTTGTAAG GAGAAGAGGGGGCTGCTCTTCTGCCAGGAGGACCGCGCGATCTTGTGCAGGGACTGCGACGTCCCGATCCACAGCGCCACCGCGCTCACCATGAAGCACAACAGATTCCTCCTTACCGGCCTCAGCGTCTCGGCCGCTCCGCTCCCGCCGTCGCTGTCCGCGGAGGCCGAGGCGGTGGACTGTCCGCGCGGCAGCGGCGTGAGGGccaagagcagcagcagcagcagctcagcCACCACGGCGGCGACCAcgaacagcaacagcagcagcatctCAGAGTACCTGATCAAGATGCTGCCGGGGTGGCACGTCGAGGACTTCCTGACCGACGACGCCGCCTTGTGCAAG acggaggaagaggaggaggaggtcgagCCGCTGTGTGGATCGAACGCCATTGGTGGGGCTCTTCCAGTTCCTCGAGTCCCGCATTGGTTCTCAGGCGGCGAGGGAATCGGGCTGGAGCAGGTAGAGTTGAAGGCAAGCAGCTGCAACAAGAGGCCGAGGATATCAGTAAGGTACCTGTAG
- the LOC135652926 gene encoding uncharacterized protein LOC135652926, with amino-acid sequence MEVYGKSMIAETSNVIYLSSILNKEGLIPSHKCDKRCQNEQVFGNMYRCKLTGLTHICDKNCDQRILYDNHSSLCRVSGQVFPLSLAEEQAVRGLRRKLEVTNTDGCAFKRRRDAQLHPSPFERAFSAVSPICNPIGDGMDMS; translated from the coding sequence ATGGAGGTATATGGCAAATCCATGATTGCCGAGACGAGCAATGTGATTTATTTGTCCAGTATTCTTAACAAGGAAGGGTTGATTCCTAGTCACAAATGTGACAAGAGGTGCCAAAACGAACAAGTGTTTGGAAATATGTACCGCTGCAAACTAACAGGACTGACGCACATCTGCGATAAAAATTGTGACCAGAGAATTTTGTATGATAACCATAGTTCTCTTTGCAGAGTGAGTGGACAGGTTTTTCCTCTTTCGCTAGCAGAAGAGCAGGCGGTGAGAGGTTTGCGGAGGAAGCTTGAAGTGACCAACACTGATGGCTGTGCTTTTAAGCGCAGGCGAGATGCCCAGCTGCATCCTTCTCCTTTTGAGAGGGCTTTTTCTGCAGTCTCTCCAATATGCAATCCAATTGGAGATGGCATGGATATGAGTTAG